ACGGTTGCCGGGAAAGGAGAGATTGAATCGGCGGTGTCCCGAGTTCGATCACGGATTGAACGAAAACCTCTGCTCCTCTAGGGAACTTGGCCAGCAACCTGAAAGGCCTACAGAGAAGCCCCAAGCCCTCTCTCCCCGAACCTCATGGCCCAGAGCCCATGGCTCATGGCCTGTCCCCTACCGCCCGTACACACTGTTGAAATACTTCGACGCTGAATTCGCCTCGGCGCGCAGGGTGGCGAAGGGAATGACGCCAGTTTCAGCGCAGGCGGCCACCACATGCGGCAGGCCCGACGGCGTGAGGTTCAGGCCTGCTGGGCTCAGGTGGGCGGTGAAGCTGGGGGCCTCTTCGCGCAGCACATTCAGGCACTCGCGGTCCATGCCGCTCTGCACGGCCTTCAGGTACAGCTCTTTTTGCCGCGCCGGGGTGAGGCGAGGCCACAGGGCCTGCAGCGCCACCGCCTTCCCCGTCGTGCGGTCCAGAATGGCGCCCTCGGTAAAACTGTCCGGATGGGCGCCGCCGCAGTCGTAATACACGTCGTCGCGCAGGCTCAGCAGCTGTCCCTTCTGAAAGGTGAGCTGGGTGCGGACCTCATAGCCCGCCTGGGGGTCGTTCTGCAGGTCCTGCGGCAACATGGCGCGGCAGTCCAGGGTGCTCACGGCGTGGTCCAGCTGCCGGTCCTGCAGAGCCGCGTTCAGGGCCGCGCTGCCCCCGGGCACCCGGGGGTACACCACACCCGAGGCGGGTTCGCGCACGCTGCGGCCGTCTGCCGCCTTGACCCACGGGCGGTTCACCTTCAGGAACGCCATGGGGTCGCCCGTGCGCAGCGACAGCAGCCCCGGTGAGACGCCCAGCGCCAGGGGCAGCTTTTCCGGGTCCACGCGGTTCAGGGTCACGGCCAGGGGGGCCTTGCCTGGAGCCTGCCAGGTGCCCTTCAGGCCAGCAGCAGTGGGGCTCAGGCGGAAACAGCCGGTCACGACGGGTTCCGAGGCGCGTGTCTTGCGCACCGTCTCTTCCAGAATCAGGGTCTGACCGCTGCGGCGCGCTGTCAGGTCCAGGTCAATGCCCCGGCGCTCGTAGAAATAACGGGTGTCGTCCTGTGGGGCCAGCCGCAGCGCCACTGGCAGGCCGCCAATCATGCCGCGAAACAGCGCCGCGCCCTGGGTGGCCCTGGGCAACCACTCGGGCCACTCGTTCGTGCCGCCGCAGCTGCCAGGAGCCTGCGCCCCGGCCCAGCCTACTGTCAGAAGTGCCGCCGCCGTCAGATGCCGCTTTCGCATGGCCGCAGCGTACCCCGGCATGCGGGCGCCCGGCGCACTGGGCCGCGTCCGCTTCGCTCAGCCCTCGTCGCTGCGCCCCTCCATGGTGCCGGTGCGCAGGAGCCTCGCCTCGCCCGGGCCAAACGGGGTGTGGGCGCACGACCACGCCACCGCCGCTTCTATGTCGTAGGCCACCGCATGGAAGGTGACGCTCCACTGGCCCCCTACCCGGTTCAGCTCCGTCCAGCGGGCGCGGGGATCGCCGTCCACCTGATCGCTGACCGACCCCGCGTTGACCACCAGCGTGTCGCCCACCCGCGTGGCCCCGGCGCGGTGGGTGTGGCCGCACAGCACCACCCCGGCGCCCAGCGGCTCAACCAGCGCACGCAACTCCCCCGGTTCGCGGGCGCGGTAGAAGCCCGCCGGGTCCCACGCCCATAGCAGGCTCTCCCAGGCGCTCTGGGGGGTGCCGTGGCAGGCGTACAGGTCGCCGCTGCGGGCCTCCAGAGGCAGAGCCGCAATCCGGGCCAGCGCCCCTGGCGGCATATGGGCCTCCAGCCACGCGCCGTACGCGCGGGTGAGCGCACCACGCCGGCCCCCCGGCCACAGCTTTTCCTCGTTGTTGCCGCGCACCTCCAGGGCGCCACCTGCGGCCAGTTCGGCCTGCAGGGCCAGCGCGCGGGCCGGGTCGGCGCTGCCCTCAGCCTGATCGCCCAGATTCACGATCAGGTCGGGCGCTGCCGGCCGGACCCTGCGCAGCACGGCGTCCAGGGCAAAGGCATTGCCGTGTGTATCACTGATCACCGCCACCCGCATCTGGACCTCAGGGTAGCGCGTGAGGGCCGGCACCCGGCCTCTCTAGACTGCAGTCCATGCGCCCCTCCCCACGCTCTTGCTGCGGCCACCCCCCATGCTGACCATCCGCCCCCGCACCCCGGCGGACCTGCCGGTGCTGGTCGCCGCCCTGCGCGCCGTCCATGAGGCGCAGGGCTACCCCTCGCTGTGGCCCGAGGACCCCGAGGCGTTTGTAACCGGGCGCGGCGACGCCTGGGTGACCCTGTGGCGCGGGCAGCCAGCAGGACAGGTGCTGCTCTCGCCCCTGACCCCGCCGCTGCCCGCCTGGGCAAGCGTGCTGCCAGGCCCCGGGCCCCATCTGGAAGTCAAACGGCTGTTCGTGGCCCCGGCGGCCCAGGGTCAGGGGGCCGCGCGCGCCCTGCTGGCCCACGCGGCGGCCCAGGCGCGGCAGGCGGGCGCCCGCGCGGCGCTGCAGGTGAACGAACGCAGCGCGCCGGCCACCACCCTGTACGAGCGCGAGGGCTGGCGGCGCCTGGGCCGCACCCAGGGCACCTGGCGGGAGGCCGACGGCGGGGTGCCCACCGTGCTGGTGTACGCCGCCCCGGCTTGAGGCTCGCTTCATCTGTGAACGGCCGTTTACGTGGGTTCAGGGTGTTCTTGGCTTTTCCCTGGCACCCTGAAGCCATGCCAGACAAGGACGACAAGAACAAGGGCCACACCAGCCTGCCGCCGCAGTACGAGCGCAACGAGCAGGAGGTTCACGAGATTGAGGACGGCCACGAGCCCTCGCTGAAAAGCGTGAACGACCGCGAGGCCCTGGCGCCGCGCAACAACGACAACGGCCTGAGCCACAAGGAGCTGCGCGACCGCGAGGAAGCCCGCAGCGTGCCTGCCACCAAGCAGGGCTGATCAGGAGAGGGAAGGGGGCCAGGGCATGCAAACCCCTGGCCCCCTCCCCTGGTGGGGCACCCTGAACCCATGACGCGCCCCACCCCCGGCATCCTCGCCCTGGCTGGCCTGTTCGTGGTGGCTGGGGTGCTGCATTTTGTCGCGCCAAAGCCCTTTGACCGCATCGTGCCGCCCTGGGTGCCCATCAGCCCACGCCGCGCCACGCTGCTGAGCGGCGCGGCCGAATTGCTGGGCGGCCTGGGCCTGCTGCACCCCGCCACGCGCCCGGCCGCCCGCTGGGGCCTGCTGGCGCTGCTCCTGGCGGTCTTTCCGGCCAACGTGTTTATGGCCCAGGCCCCGGACCGCTTCGGGGTCAGCCCGGCGGTGGCCTGGGGCCGTCTGCCGCTGCAACCGCTGCTGATGTGGGCCGTGTGGCGCGCCGGGCGGCGCCAAGGACATCTCTCCTCACGGTTCGACTGCTGGGGAACGCGCCGAACAGCCGCCACGCCCGGGACAACGTCCTTTCTTCGAGACTCGCTTCGCTCGGTTCACCTGCAGGATGAACGTCATTGGGCTTAATCTGGCTCGGGCGGGCCGTCCTCCCAGGCCAGCAGGTCGCCGGGCTGGCAGTCCAGGGCGCGGCACAGGGCGTCCAGCGTGGAAAAGCGCACCGCCCGCGCCTTGCCCGTTTTCAGAATGCTGAGGTTGGCCAGCGTAATCCCCACGCGGCCCGAGAGTTCCGACAGGGTCATGCCGCGCGCCTCCAGCACGCGGTCAAGCTGCACACGAACCGGCATTAAACGGTCAGGGCCTGCTCGGCGCGCAGCTGCCGCTCGGCCTCGCGCAGGTCGTGGGCGCGGCGAAACACAACCGAGAGCACGGCCAGGGCCGCCGCCACCAGCAGCCAGGTGAAGGACAGTGAGGGCCAGACGCCGCCACCAATCACGAGGCGGGCGCCAGTGCCCAGCAGTTCGGCCCCCGGGATGCCCGTCAGGGCGTTGTCCAGCGCCCTGAACTGCCCGGTGCCCATAAACTGCCCCCAGCCCAGCACCGACCACGCCCACAGCGCCAGTTGCCACAGCAGCGCCACGCGGCTGGCCAGGGCCAGATCCTGGCTGTTGGCCAGGGCGAAGGGATCGAACAGCAGGCGGCGCAGCAGCGCAAAGCCCCGGCGGTAGATCAGCCAGGCCGAGGCCAGGGCCAGGGCTGCCATGCCCGCCACCACCAGCACCTCCTGCCCGTGCGGGAGGGGCACACTGGCGCCGGTCGTCCGGTAAACCACGTCCCCAATCTTGATCTTCAGGCTCAGCGGGGCCTCGAACCGGGCGCCGGCCTGCGGGGCCACCAGGAGCCAGAGCATGCCCGCCACGCTGAGCACCCCAGTAAGGGCCAGCCCCAGGCCCAGCAGCCCCAGTGACAGGTCCAGCACTGTGCGGGCCGTTTTCAGCGGCAGCGCGGGCAGACGGAGCCGGCGGCTCATATAGTGAGTGCCTCGTCCCGGCGCAGCGAGGCAATGTGCCGCACCGCCACCGACAGGGACAGCAGACCCAGACCAGGAAGGCTGGCCAGCAGCGTCATCAGAGCGCCGACGCCCAGAGTGCCCAGCCACCACAGCGGCCTGAACGGCTGTTCCAGCAGACTGGTCAAGCTCTGCACTGCCAGCTCCAGCGCGCAGCCGGCCAGTTGTACCCCCCCGGCCCGCCACAGCCACAGGGCCAGCTCATCCAGCCTGCCCTGCCCACTGGCCTGGGCGGCGCGCCAGATGAACGCCAGCACCACGGCCGACAGACTGGCCCAGCCCAGGTGCTCGGTTCGCGTGGGCAGCGCCATGCCAGGGGTCAGCCACCACCACACCGCGGTACCCACGCCCAGCAGGGGCACCGCAGCGAGACACAGCAGATGCAGCCGGCGGGTGGCCCGCCGCGCGGCCAGCGGCGCCACATCGGCGGCCAGCGTCATCACACCACCCCCTGTGACTGGTCCACGAGGACGCGGCCTTCGTCCAGCCACCCGGCCAGCACGAGCAGCAGCAGCGGCAGGGCCAGCGCTGTCAGGCCCATCAGCAGCTGATCGGGCGCCAGCATGGCTGCCCAGTGACCGCGGGCCTGCGCGGTGCTTCCTGGCCTCAGGGTTCCCGGCATAAGAACCAGGGCCAACCCCCAGATCGGAGCGGCATACAAGAACCGTTGCCCAGCCGCCCGCAGGCGCTCGCTGACTTCTCCGTGCAGGTGGCCGCTGCCGCGCGCGGTGGCCAGCGCCACACGCAGATGCCCGGAGGCCGACAGATTCACCACCAGCCCCAGCAGGGTCAGACCCAGCGCCGGCCCGGGCAGCCGGCCACCCGCTGTCACCAGCACCAGAGTGAGCCCGACCACCCCCAGCCACAGCAGCCCCAGCGACAGACTGCTCCCCAGATGCAGCACCCACAGCAGCCGATCAAATGAACGTGGTACAGCCGTCATAGCCCTCCCCTGCGGCGCAGGCCCAGCCACGCCGCTTATCGAGAAACGATATTATCGTTTTTCAATATGACTGGCCCCCCTGCCCCCGTCAAGCAGGGGTGCCTCTGTCCGTTCCCCGCCGGGTACACCGCGCCCTGGCCTAACGCCCGTTAGACTCCGGCCATGAGCAAACTGGTGATTGTGGCGGCGCGGCGCACGCCGATTGGCAGCTTCATGGGCAGCCTGAAGGACGTGTCGGCGGCGGAGCTGGGTATTGCGGCGGCCAGGGCGGTGCTGGACGGCGTGAACGGCCATGACGTGGCCGACGTGATCGTGGGCAACGTGCTGCAGGCGGGCGGGGGCATGAACGTGGCGCGCCAGATTGGCCTGGGCGCCGGGCTGCCCCACGACGTGCCGGGCCTGACGGTCAACCGGGTGTGCGGCAGCGGCCTGCAGGCCGTCATCAGCGCGGCGCAGGGCATCCGGGCCGGCGACGGCGAGCTGTATCTGGCCGGCGGCACCGAGAGCATGAGCCGCGCGCCCTACCTGCTGCCCCGCGCCCGCGAAGGCTACCGGCTGGGCCACGCGCAGGCGCTGGATTCCATCCTCAGTGACGGCCTGACCGATGTGTTCGGCGGCTATCACATGGGCGTGACCGCCGAGAACATCGCCGCGCAGTGGAACCTGACCCGCGAGGCACAGGACGCCTTTGCCCTGGACAGCCAGACCCGCGCCGCCGCTGCGCTGGACGGCCACCACTTTGCCGATGAACTGGTGAGCGTGGAGGTGCCGGGTAAGAAGGGCCCCACCCTGTTCGAGCGCGACGAGTACCCGCGCGCCACCACCGCCGAGGCGCTGGCGCGGCTGAAGCCCGCCTTCAAAAAGGACGGCACCGTGACGGCCGGCAACGCCAGCGGCATTAACGACGGCGCCGCCATGCTGCTGATCGCCAGCGAAGCCTACGCCCAGGCGAACGGCCTGCCCGTGCTGGCCGAGATTGCCAGCTCCGCGGCCATCGGCGTGGACCCGGCGATCATGGGGATTGGCCCGGCCAGGGCGGTGCCGGTGGCCCTGAAGCGCGCCGGGCTGACAGTGAACGACGTGGACCTCTTCGAGTTGAACGAGGCGTTTGCGGCCCAGTCTCTGGCCGTGGTGCGCGACCTGAACGCCGATCCGGCAAAGGTGAACGTGACCGGCGGCGCGGTGGCGCTGGGCCACCCGATTGGCGCCAGCGGCGCCCGGGTGCTGGTCACGCTGGTGCACCAGTTGCGGCGCCTGGGGCAGGAAACCGGCGTGGCCAGCCTGTGCATTGGCGGCGGCATGGGCATTGCCGTGGTGGTGCGCGCCCGCTGACAGCGGAACCCAGATCCACCGAGGGGTGAACCCCTCGGTGGATCTGGGGCGAACGAAGTGAGTCTCCGCCACAGACAGCGGCAGAAGTGGAATGGAAGGGCTGGGGTTTGGCCCTTCCATGGAACTGGCAGCCGCTGTGTGACCACAGGACCCGCTGGCCGCCCCCACTTGGTCTTGAGGCGCGGGGGCGGCTAGCCTTGGCCCATGACCGCCCCCACCGACCAGGAAGCCGCCCTCTTTCTCGCCATCAAGACCCAGGACGCCGAGTTGCTGCGCCGCTTGCTGCGCGCCGATCCAGCGCTGCTGACGGTGCCCAGCCCCATGGGCGTCTCGCCCGTGCTGTTCGCCACCTACTACGGCCGGCACGATATGGCGCGCGTGCTGATCGAGGAGGGTGCGCCGCTGAACCTGTTTGAGGCGGCGGCGGTGGGCGAGGAAGAGGTGGTGCGCGCCGCCCTGGACGCCGATCCCTCTCAGGTGCAGGCCGTGAGCCCGGACGGGTTTTCCCCGCTGGGGCTGGCAGCGTTCTTTGGCCGCGCGGGGGTGGCCGAGGAGCTGCTCTCACGCGGCGCCGATGTGAACGCGCCCAGCCAGAACGCCATGCGGGTGCGCCCGCTGCATTCGGCGGTGGCGGGGCGGCACGCGGCGCTGGCCCGCGCGCTGGTGATGGCCGGGGCCGACGTGAACGCGGCGCAGCAAGGCGACTTCACGCCCCTGATGGCCGCCGCGCAGAACGGCGACGCCGAGCTGGTGGCCTTTCTGCGCGGCTGCGGCGCGGACCCGGGCGCGGTCACCGCCGCTGGTCAGCGCGCCGCCGACTTTGCCCGGGAGGAGGGCCACACCAAACTGGCCGAGGCCCTGGCCGCTTCCTGAACGTTCCTGGCACCCTGCCTGAAGAAAGCCGGAATGCGCCCTGGGGCCACCGGGGCGCACACTGACCCCATGAGCAACGACAGGCGCGACCCCCCCAGCGAGCTGGCTGTCACGAATGTGCAGACCGGCTTTGACACCCCGGACCCCAAGGACCACGCCCAGGTGACCTACAGCACCACCCCGGGCGAGGACCGCGTGAGCACCGCCAACGAGGGCAAATACGAGCCGGTGGAGGTGCCCAGTGCCAAGGAAGTGACCGGGCAGTTTGACCATCTGGCCACGCGCGACCCGGCGGCCATGGAGCACACGCCCCAGGCCCCCGAATTTGCCGGCGCCCAGACGGTGGCCGGGCTGGGCGGCGAGAACCTGGACGCTATTGTGCCCACGGCGGGCATTGGCGTGAACGCGGGGGTGGCCATGGCCTACCAGACCCGCCTGGGCAGCGCCGACCCCAACCCCGGCTACACCCCACCCAGCGAACAGGGCCCGCCCCACCTCAGCGAGCGCCCCGGCGACCTGCCGCAGGGCGAAACGAGCGAGCTGGAACACCAGATCAAGGGCGACCGCGAACGCGGGTTCTAAGTAGCTCGCTGTTGATCTTTAGATCAACCGAGCGGAGCGAGTCTCGAAAAAAGGACGTTGCACCGGGAGTGGAGACTTTGCGGTGCTCTCCTGCAAAGTCATAACGTGAGGTGCAACGTCCTTAAAAGGGCCATAGGCTGTGGGCCATGAGCCATGGGGCAACCCCCCAAAGCTCATGGCCCACAGCCTACGGCTCTAGACCCTTTTAAAGAGCAGGGCCGCGTTCTGGCCGCCAAAGGCGAAGGAGTTGCTCAGGGCGTAGTCCACCTGGGCCTCGCGGGCGTGCAGAGGCACGTAGTCCAGATCCAGTTCGGGGTCGGGGTCGGTGAGGTTGATGGTGGGGGGCAGAATGCCGTCTTTCAGGGCCTGGGCCACCGCGATGGCCTCGGCGGCACCCGCCGCGCCCAGCAGGTGTCCCGTCATGCTCTTGGTGGAGCTGACCGCCAGCTGGTAGGCGTGGTCCCCGAACACCGACTTGATGCCCTGGGTTTCGTGCAGGTCGTTGAAATAGGTGCTGGTGCCGTGGGCGTTGATATACCCCACCTGCTCGGGGTTGACCCCGGCGGTTCTGAGCGCCATGCGCATGGCCACCTGGGCGCCCCGACCTTCGGGGGCAGGCATGGTGATGTGGTGGGCGTCGGCGCTGGTGCCGTAGCCCACCACCTCGGCATAGATGGTGGCGCCGCGTTTCACGGCCTTCTCGTACTCTTCCAGAATCACCACCGCTGCGCCCTCGCCCAGCACGAAGCCGTCGCGGGTGG
This genomic window from Deinococcus arcticus contains:
- a CDS encoding metallophosphoesterase family protein, with the protein product MRVAVISDTHGNAFALDAVLRRVRPAAPDLIVNLGDQAEGSADPARALALQAELAAGGALEVRGNNEEKLWPGGRRGALTRAYGAWLEAHMPPGALARIAALPLEARSGDLYACHGTPQSAWESLLWAWDPAGFYRAREPGELRALVEPLGAGVVLCGHTHRAGATRVGDTLVVNAGSVSDQVDGDPRARWTELNRVGGQWSVTFHAVAYDIEAAVAWSCAHTPFGPGEARLLRTGTMEGRSDEG
- a CDS encoding GNAT family N-acetyltransferase — its product is MLTIRPRTPADLPVLVAALRAVHEAQGYPSLWPEDPEAFVTGRGDAWVTLWRGQPAGQVLLSPLTPPLPAWASVLPGPGPHLEVKRLFVAPAAQGQGAARALLAHAAAQARQAGARAALQVNERSAPATTLYEREGWRRLGRTQGTWREADGGVPTVLVYAAPA
- a CDS encoding DoxX family protein; amino-acid sequence: MTRPTPGILALAGLFVVAGVLHFVAPKPFDRIVPPWVPISPRRATLLSGAAELLGGLGLLHPATRPAARWGLLALLLAVFPANVFMAQAPDRFGVSPAVAWGRLPLQPLLMWAVWRAGRRQGHLSSRFDCWGTRRTAATPGTTSFLRDSLRSVHLQDERHWA
- a CDS encoding helix-turn-helix transcriptional regulator → MQLDRVLEARGMTLSELSGRVGITLANLSILKTGKARAVRFSTLDALCRALDCQPGDLLAWEDGPPEPD
- a CDS encoding acetyl-CoA C-acetyltransferase, yielding MSKLVIVAARRTPIGSFMGSLKDVSAAELGIAAARAVLDGVNGHDVADVIVGNVLQAGGGMNVARQIGLGAGLPHDVPGLTVNRVCGSGLQAVISAAQGIRAGDGELYLAGGTESMSRAPYLLPRAREGYRLGHAQALDSILSDGLTDVFGGYHMGVTAENIAAQWNLTREAQDAFALDSQTRAAAALDGHHFADELVSVEVPGKKGPTLFERDEYPRATTAEALARLKPAFKKDGTVTAGNASGINDGAAMLLIASEAYAQANGLPVLAEIASSAAIGVDPAIMGIGPARAVPVALKRAGLTVNDVDLFELNEAFAAQSLAVVRDLNADPAKVNVTGGAVALGHPIGASGARVLVTLVHQLRRLGQETGVASLCIGGGMGIAVVVRAR
- a CDS encoding ankyrin repeat domain-containing protein encodes the protein MTAPTDQEAALFLAIKTQDAELLRRLLRADPALLTVPSPMGVSPVLFATYYGRHDMARVLIEEGAPLNLFEAAAVGEEEVVRAALDADPSQVQAVSPDGFSPLGLAAFFGRAGVAEELLSRGADVNAPSQNAMRVRPLHSAVAGRHAALARALVMAGADVNAAQQGDFTPLMAAAQNGDAELVAFLRGCGADPGAVTAAGQRAADFAREEGHTKLAEALAAS